TCTGACGCGTGCGCCGGTCGTACGTGGGGAGGAGGAGCCATCCAGAACAAACACCTGCGCTGTGCTCGCGCAATCAACGGATTGGCGTGCCGATCGCACATCCATTGTGAGTGTTCCCGTTTGGAACCTTCCGTGGTCGGCGTGGGCCGACGACGAAATCCATGCTCCATGGCCTGGTTCTCGGAGCGTATCACCTATCTTTGGAGGAGTACGATGTTCCATCCACTATCCCCATCCAGGCGTGCCGTTCTGAAGCAGCGGACACGCATCGTGCCGCTCATCCTGCTCATCCTCCTCGGACTGAGCTTCCTCGGTCCACGCCTGCCAGCACGTCCCGCCCAGGCGGCACCGTGGTCACTGACGGCTGCCCAACGCCGGGCCTACCTCCAGTACTATGCGCCCGTCATCCTCAAGCGCGGCGATGAAAATGACGGCAAAGCGGGCCGCGACTGGCTCACCAACTATGACTTCGACCAGGATCACAACTTTGCCACCAATCGCGTCAACTGGCGCAATATCAATCAGTATGTGGCCGCGGCCACGAGCGGCTCCGGCAGCTATAGCCACTGGCGCATTCGCCCCACGCTCTACAGCAGCCTGATCGAGTACATGGATGGGAGCAGCAAGTCGCTGGTCATGCTGTATCATGTCTATAACGCCGCCGATAAAGATGGCAGCCAGATCCACGACTGGGAGCGCGTAGAAATCGCGGTGCGCGGCGTCACCGGCACGCCGGGTAGCAGCGGCGAGGTGGTTAATCATGTGACCGTCACGCATCATCACGATCATATCATCCGCCGCTCCTACGATGCGGGTCTAAATTTTATGTCGAACACGACCGGCAAGCATGTGTTGATCTGGCAAGCCGATGAAAGCGACTCGACGGTGTGTGGCACCTATGGGCATGAACTGCGCTTTGTCAAGAATTCCTATAGCTCCATTGCCGGTCAGTCCTCCTTCGCAAATGCCGAAGTGAATGTCAGCGGCAAAGACGAAGCGAAGAATGTCCACTATGTGTTTGTGCCGGACGGATCATCCGCCGCCGTCAGTAGCTGGAGCGCCAAAGCGCTGAGCTATGCGACCGCTGGGAGTCTCGCCAGCCGCGTCGATAACGAGAACACCGTGGACTGGTATCAGGTGAAGCGCCTGACCTATGAGCTTCAGGATCTGGCCGATATTTTCCCGACCCACTGGCAGCACAGTGCCTGGTCCACCCATTGGCTGTCGAGTGAGTCGGAAGACGTCTTGTTGGAAAGCCCTATTATCAACGAGGCCGGGCAGGCCGAGGTGAGCACGGGGCTGCAACGCTTTTATACCAAATCGCGGGACAACGGGAAGTCCGACTTAACCGATGGACGCGAGGGCATTCCCGAGAAAGATTGGTTCTACGGGGACTACGCGGTTGAACTGGACGAGGACTGTCCGTCTGGATCGAAGGAATTCGACGGCTACTCGGGGCAAGGACTGGACAGCTACGGACGCAGCCGTGGCGCGGCCAGCGGCTACTACACCTCGCATAACGCCTATTGGTGGCAACACGATTTCTTTGCTCACTCAGGACCGCTGGTGGATGCTGAGAACCGGGAGTCCGGGACCTGGCTCGTCGGCGCATGGTACACGGCAGCCAACGGCGGCTTCGATGGGCGGTGGGTCCAACTCTTCGACGATCGACCGGGGTCTGAGGCTACTCTGCCACTCCAGCCGACGGCGACACCACGACCGACGGCCACGCCAGGACCGACGGCCACGCCAGGACCGACGGCGACACCACGACCGACGGCGACACGGGAACCCATCACCTGCCCTCCCGAGTGTCGCTAATCGTTGCTCCGCCACTCTTTGGCTCGGTGCAGACGCGGCTGGAAAGGAAACCGTTACGTGGCTTGCCTGCCGAGCGCATCGTGTGCGACTTACACGATGCGCTCGGTCAACGTTGTCTCACCAAAGGGGCTCTTCGCCAAAGTTCGTGACATTGAACATACGTCAGCGCCACGGGCATTTTTTGAACACCATCAGCCTCGATCAGCGCTCGTGGTGCATCGCTCGATCACACAGATTGGCGAAGAGCCCCCATGATATGAGGAGGTTTGATCATTAAGAACATCAACGAGTTCATCGCATCTCCTTTCGAGAGGACTACGCACACAGAAATAGGTCGTTGCGTACCGACTGCCAGTACTACCGATCGGGCTGGCACGAACACATGAATGAACTGCTGCGGGCCAGCGCAGCCTCAGCCGCCGAACCTGCTTCGTGCGGCTGGCGCGGAGCGGCCCGCGTACCACGCGGAAGCGGGGGCGCGTGGCACGGCTAAGGCGCTTCCCGGTGTCGGCACCATCCTCGCACACCAGCACTACCCCGGAACAGCAGAAACCGCTTGACACGCCGCACCTCCGCCGGGACTCCCCCGCTGGGCGGGTGCGGGCCGCTCTCGGACCGAACCCCAGGCGGCCCCGCCCCCACGGGCGGACAGGCCGCGCAGCCCGGGGCGGTGGGGCCAGCCGGGCACCGGGCCTGCTTCGCAGGGCTGGTAGGCGCGGGACCACCGTCGCAGGGGCACAGCGGGGATGGCACAGGATGCTCCATGCACCCGCAGATCCAAATGTCGGTCGCCTGACAATCACACCGCTCCCGCCATCCCCAGCCCCATGACCGCGGCGAGGGGTGAGCGCCACGCCCAGGCGTGGCAGCGGAGATCGCCCTTCCAGAACCACCTGTGCCACGCCCCTTTGGCGCTGGCACATCTCCGCCGTGCGTACCCCTTGTGGTACCATGGCGGTAGGATCGACGGTGTCAGCACTGCGTTGCGAAACCACCGGATCGGCATGATCGAGCTGGAGCGGCACCGCCATCCTGAGCGATTCGCGTCTCCATGCTGTGGCAGCACGGTCGGCACCTGGCCCGCCAGCAGCGATCCGTTCCGGTCTGCTCGCTGCCGCGCCGGTGCGGGTGATGATCAGCCGCGGGTCGTCACTCGCATCGACCGCCCCGGCGCTGCCCCTGGGATGCCGCGGCACATTGGTCGTGTCCGTTGAACGTGAACGAGGAGCGAACACCATGATCGCTGCTGGACGGAACATGATCGTCGTCACGGGAGCCACCGGTCTTCAAGGCGGTGCCGTGACCCGTCATTTACTCAAGGATGGGTGGCAGGTCCGCGCCGTGACCCGCAACCCGGCGAGCCCGCGGGCGCTGGCGCTGGCGCGGCGTGGCGTTGACGTGGTCCAGGGCGATCTGGGTGAGGCCGCGTCCCTCCGGCCGCTCTTTGCGGGCGCCTACGGGGTCTATAGTGTGCAAAACCCCTTCATCAGTGGACCGGAAGCCGAGGTGCGGCAGGGCAAGACGGTCGCTGAGGTGGCGAAAGCCAGCGGGGTGCAGCATCTCGTCTATGGGTCTGCCGGAATCGCGAGGACGAGCACCGGCATCCCCTCCTGGGAAACCAAACGGCAGATCGAGGAGCACCTGCACGCGCTCGCCCTGCCGCTGACGATCCTGCGTCCGATGGCCTTCATGGAGGTGATGACCGACCAGAAATTCTTCCCGGCCGTTGCGATCTGGCATGTTATGCCCAGGCTGATGGGAGCATCGCGCCCGGTCGGTTGGCTCTGCGTGGACGATCTTGGCGCGATTGCGGCACGCGCCTTTGCCGCCCCGGACCGGTTCGTTGGTCAGGATCTGGCGCTCGTGAGCGACGTGCAATCGCTCGCGCAGTGCCGCGCGCTCTATCGCGACGTGATGGGCACGGCGCCGCCGCACTTCCCGCTGCCGATCTGGCTGTTCCAGCGCTTCGGCTTCGTGGGGCGCGACCTGACCGCTATGTGGCGCTGGCTGCGCACGGCATCCTTTGACCTGGATACCGCACCGACCCTCGCCATCCATCCGGACGCGCTCACGGTGCGTGCGTGGCTGAGGAGGCAGAAGGCGGCGCGATCGGCAGCGCAGTGACATGGGCAGCGTCGCAGTTCCTACCTGTCCGCATCGACCTGCCGGACCTGACGCGCAGGCCGGGTGGTCGGCAGCCACCACGTGCGTGATTGCTGCGGGCCAGCGGAGCCTCGGACGCCGCGCGGGCCGCGTGCGTTCGGCGCGGAGCGGCCCGCGTACCGCCCGGTCGCAGAAGAGCAGCACGCGGGATGCGGAGAGCAGCATATAGTCCCGGTGGGCCAGCATGTTCACGCCGACCTCACGGATGACCGCCTGCGGGTACTCGTGGATCTCGACGCGCTCGAAGCCGCGCGCCGAGCGTCATGCCGTGGTGCGTGTTGCGCCAGAGCTACTCCTCGACGCGCTGGAGCTGGTCGAAGATCGTTCCCCGAATATTCTTCTCCAGGTGCAGCACCTCGAACGACACCGGCTCCATCCCCTGATCGTGGCCCAGGTCGACGACGGCGTTGGGGAACGTCGCCTGCGGATCGTGCCAAAGCACAGGATGCCCGCAAGCGTGGGGTACAATGCGTCCTCGACGCGCACAAGGCACGGCTTCTCGATCGGGTACTCCAGCGGATCGGCGGGTCCCTGGTAGCGGCCAAGCCGGGCTGCCTTGTCGCTATGCGCGGCCACGCTCTGGAGATCGAGCAGATCGGTGCCGGTCATGCGGATCGGCACCGCGTCCGTGCTGCGGAACCTGGGATGATCGAGAAATGGGGGGTCACTCATGTTGCCATTGCCTGCTCGCATGTGTGCCATCCGTATCTCGTAGTGTATTGCAACTCTGCCAGTCTGCGCTCCAGCGCCTGCTCCGCTTCCAGAGCGACGAGCGCAGGATCAGGGTGTTCCATCATCCTGCCGTCAGAGGAGCGTAGCGCAGATGTGGCGTTTCATCAAGGTATCCTGGTCCCGTTCGTGTGCCCCGCTCCTGCACCACACGCTGCTCAGCTTAGCCGTGACTCGTCGCGCGTAGGACGGACTCGGAACGACAGCGCTCATGATCCCAGGTCCTGGCTATCTGTCAAGGATTTATGGGCTGGCTGTTCGGCGTCGCCGTTGTGTGAGCTGTGAGCGAGCCGCTACCCCGCCTGTACCTCCGCCTCACGCACAGCCTCACACCCCTCACACGCGCACAGCGCATCATGAATCGAATCGGAGCTGCAGCGATAACGGTTTACCATCCAGATCTGAAAGCCTGGCAAGAGAACAGCACGTCCGATGGGGACGTGCCGTTGTTCGTGGGTCGGAACATGGCTCACGCGGCTTTCGCAAGGTGCTCCGTCGTTGGGTGTGGCACGATCGGCGGCGCCTCGTCCACCTTCGTGGCTGGGTCCGCAGCTGCCGCCGGTTCCGACAGCAGCGGCTCCACGTCGAGCCGGATCGCCTTGGCTTTCGCCGACCAGTCCCCGCCGCTCTTGCCGTCGAACAGGCGTCGGGCGATCTCCCGGTCGCTCAGGCGCTCCCCGGTGGCCTGGGCCTCGGCCAGCCACGCCGCGACCCGAATATGCGCCTCGGTCCAGCGCAGCGTCGCGGGAGCGGTCGTCGCCGGATCGGCGGTGTCGGCAGCGGGACCATCGCCGGTCGTGTCGTTGGGCCAGCGGCTCACGAGCGCGGCGATCCGGGCAGACCGGATCTGCTGGGTAATCTCCGGCGACCGCCCCAGGATCTCATGGCCGCCATCAATCCGGAGCACCGCGACGCCCTGCATGGCCTGCGGGATCGCCGCTGGCTCGTAGGTCGCCGGATCGTTCTTGATCTGGCGGCGGAGCGCGACGGACGAGAAGGCGCTCGATGTCAGGCGGAAGACTACCCGATTGCTGACGTTCGCCTGGATCTGACTGGTGAGCACCTCGGCGGTCGGATACTGCGTGGCGACGAAGAGCACGATACCGACCGCGCGGCCCATGCGGGCAACCGTCTCGATGGCATCGTGCTGATCGCTCGTGAAGTCCGCGATCTCGTCGGCGATCACCAGCAGCAGGGGCAGGCGCGGCGCGGCCTGCGCGTTGTACTCGTCGATATGGCGGGCATCGGCGGCGCGGAGCAGCGCCGTGCGCCGCTCCATCTCATCCAGGACGCGCTGGCAGCCCGCGCCGATCTGGGTGTTGGCGTAGAGGCGGGCGTGCGCAATCCGATCGCAGAAGCCGTAGTCGAGGCCGCCCTTGGCGTCCAGCACGACGAGCTGCGCGGTGGTCGGCCCCAGCTCGAGCGCGGCGAGCGCAAGATGCTGGAGCGCGTTGCCCTTGCCGCTGCCGGTGGTGCCGAACACCCCCCAGTGTCCGTCCTTGCCGATACGAATGCCGCGCCAGGTGTCGCTATCGAAGAGCAGCGGGATCATGCAGCGATCGGGGCGGGGCGGCGGGATCACGGCGGGCAAGCGCTGGATCGCTCGGACCGTAGCAGCACGCAGATCATTCGTTGCCGGGAGTGGCGGAGCGCCTGGTCGCGGGCTGGCCTGCGACATCACCGGCTGCGCTGCCACCAGCGGCTGGACCCCGGCAGATGGGCGGGACTCCGGTCGTGGGCGCGGCGCTGCCTGTCCGGCGCTGCCGCTCGTTGTCGCCAGCCGGGAGCGGCGGTACTGGCGCAGCTTCGTGAGCAGCATCGAGCTGCCGCCGACCAGAATCGCGATGACCACAATCCAGACGAGCATCACTTGCGCGGGATGGGGCGCTGACACGGGCATAGACACCTCTACTCGACGAGAATATGCTCAGGCATGATCGCTGCCACTAATACTACTGCAAGGCTGACCAGATATGCAACCCCCATCGCCAGCAGCGGCGGGACCACGCCCGCCAGGCTGCCGAAGATCGGGGCGTAGAGCACTGGCAGGAACGCGAAGAGAGTCGCGCCGCTGTCGACGAGCAGCGCGAGGAGATACTGCCAGCTCAGCCGACGCCGACGGTAGGCCCACTCGACCAGCGTGCAGACGAGCTGCACCGCCAGGCCGACGACGAGCGCCAGGGGCGCGATCGTCCAGCGCTGGAGATCCCAGCTGCGATGAAAGGTGGCCTCCCAGCCGCCGTTGAAGGCGACGACGGAGCCGACGAATGAGGTCAGCAGCAGGACCGCGCCGACCGTGCGCTCGATCCAGGGCTGGAACGCCTCAAAGGTTTCACCGCTGAAGACGGCGCTCGCTTTCCGCTGCTGTGGTACGGATGCATGCGACATGAGATGCCCTCCCTGTGCCTCTCACGATAGGTGCTACTCAAAATCCCACGCCTGCGCTGCCGCCGCGACCTGCTGCCTGATCGCCAGGACCTCCTGCGGATCGGGCAGGTCGGTGGGCATCGCGATGGTCGGTCCGAGATCGCCCGTGCCGAGCTTGCCGCTCGTCAGCAAGAAGCCCAGCAGCGCCCACTCGCCCAGCATGCGCGGGACAGGGCTGCCCTTCCCACGCTGTGTTACAGTGGCGAGCACGGCGCGCAGCTCAGCGAAGCGCGGATCGTCCTCGGGAATACTGGCGTAGAGTCGATCAGCTAGTGCGCGTTCTGCCATACATCCTCGCTCATGTCGCATATCTGCGTCATTCAGCCGCCATCGCCGAGAACGCCGGAGTCTGTCCGTCGCGCGAGATGGGCGATTCTGCCGATGCTGGTGCGCGAAACCCATCGATCACCCACCTGTACCGAATAGCGCATATCTGCGCCATTAGGCCGCCAGCTTACTGCGGGCGATGCGCTCGATGCCGTCGACCACGCGGTAGAGCGGGTGGGGCAGCAGCGTGACGCGCGTGATCGATCCTAACTGCTGGCTGATCGGCCCGGCGAGCAGCGCCCCGCCGCCGCCGAAGAGCAGCACCTCGCCCTGCTCGAGGTGGGCCTGCCAGCAGCGTGAGACATGCCGCACGATCTCGGCGGCGGTCGTCTCCACGCCCTCCTGGATCTCGTCCTTGACCGCGATCGGATCGCCCGCCAGGAACACGATCGGCTCGGCGCGCTGCATCGCGTGGAGCACCTGGGTCGCGTCAAGATTCCGCAGCCGGGGATGTCGGGCCTGCACGCGGCGGAGCGCGATCTCGGCGGCGGTCATCGCCCCCAGGGCCACGCCGCCCTCGGTGCCGGGGATCAGATCCAGCCCGCGCCGTCCGGTGTAGTCCGTGGTCCCGCCGCCGATGTCGAGCGCGAAGCGCTGGCGGAGCATGGTGCCGCTGGCCTGGACGCGTCCGTCCGAGGTATAGAGCAACGTGGCGATCGCGCCGATCGGCTGTGGAATGAGCAGCAGCTTGTCGATCGTGATCGTGTACTCGGTGTCGCCCCAGCGCAGCCGGTGCGTGCCGCGCAGCCGCTCCTTGAGCACGGTCTTGACCGTCTCGTTGCCGTCGTCCGCCACCGGCAGCCCTCCGGCGAACATCACCGTGGCCGTCGTCACGCCCGACGGCAGGCTGGCGACGATCGCGTAGAGGTGGAGCAGCAGGTAGGCGTCGGAGCGGACGCGCAGCGCGGCGCTGCCGACGAAGGACAGATCGTTCACGCCCACGCGCTGGGCGTCATGTCCGACAACATAGGACACCGGGGCGATCTGGGCTGGACCATCGCGATAGGTGAGCGGTCGGGGCGCGGACGTATCAGTGAAGCTGTAGCCGGTGTTTCCGGGCAGGCGCACGAGCGATGGAATGAGCGTCCAGCCCGCGCCGCTGCGAAACTTGGTGTTCACATTGCCGATGTCGGCGGTGATGAGCACCGGAGTGCCAGGGTGTGTTGCCATATCTGCCTCGTGATCAAGCGTGTTCGGCGGTGTGCAGGGCCTACCAGGCCAGCACTGCACGATGAAATCAGTGTAGCATGTCCGACGATGACCGTCAATGACAGAACATTACAGACATTGACAGACGTACGTCTGTGGTATGGGGTACTGAGGAAGCGTGCGCGGGGGGATTATGCCTCGCCGGTGAGCCGGGCTAGCTGGGCCTCAAGCCGCGCGATCGTCGCCTGTGCCTCGCGGTAGCCCTGCGCCTCCTGGCGCACGGCATCCAGCTCGGCCTGCAGCTCCTCGACTCGCTGCTGGAGTCGCTCGCGGTCTTCGAGGAGCTTCTGCTGGGCTTCGAGCCTGCCCTGGAGGCGTCCGATCTCAAGGAGCGCCGCGTCGAGCTTCTCCTGGCGATCCTGGAGGTACTGGAAGATCTCGGACGCGGGCATGATGTCCGTCGTCGGCTCGGGTGGTGCCGCATGCACCGAGCGCCCGCGCTCGGCGGACAGCCGATCGATGTCGTCGGCGTTATAAAACGTGTCGCGGCCCGATCGACGGCTGCGCAGCTTGCCCTGGACCACGTAGCGCCGGAGCTGGCGCTCGCCCAGGCCGGTTTTTTGGGTGGCTTCGCTGGTTTTGTACTCGCGCTCGAATGGCATGTCGTCTAGAGTACGTCAGGCATGGTCCGGCGTCAAGCAGGACGATCGTCCATCGGGTGGGGCACGCCCCGGATGCCCCACCAGCTCCATGCTCATGGTTTGGCGAAACGATGCACGTGGTACGGTGCGCCCGGGTGATCCGCGCCGGATCACCTCCGTGGCCCCCGCTCCGCCGGGCCGCGCTCAGACGTGTGGCGGTCCGCGCTGCCGGTACAGCCGCGCGATAGTCTGGCTCACGAGGTCGCGGGTATTGGCACGACTCCGCTGGCTCGCACGGTCACGGCTGCCCAGATGCATGTGTCTGACGGTGGTGTGCTGCTGCGCCATTACGCGGCTACTCCTTCCATGCGCCTGCGGGATCATCCTCCGTGTCGGCGGCACCACGGCCAGAATCGTCGCGTGGTGGGGTCGGCTTCGGATCATGGAATGCCTGATCGGCCTCATGGGTTGGCGGGGCATACTGCCCCGCTGCGAGCCACGGCCAGCGCCAGGCCAGCTCGGCATCCACGGTGGCCGGATTGACCAGCGGCGCGACCTGCTGCATCGTCGCGCGCTGCGTGGCGGCGACCAGCGCAAATGGCCCCGTGTAGTCGGGGTGACGACCACCTCCGGCACGCCCTCGCCCCGCATCTTACCGACCTGGCCTTCCGCGATCGCCACCTGGCACGCGCGCGATCCTCCTCGCCGTCCTGTCTGCGGCTGTCGACATGGTGTCCCTGCCGACATGCTCAACCCGACGACCCGCCCGCGCCGCCCTATGCTGCCGACCTGGTCTGCCCCCCACCCACTCCTGGCCGCGCGGACCCGGGACGCCGCCGCTGCCACCGGGGGCGCGCACGTCCGCTCCCTCGCACGCTTCGGCAGCGCGTGCTGCCCCCGGGAGTGGGATCGCGCGCGTCCCCAGGCATTGCTCCGCCTGGAACACCGTGCGCCGCGATGCATCGCTCGGCAGCAGCACTGCAGATGCAATGCAGCACAATGCAGGTGCAGGGCAGAGGCAAGGCAGGGCAGTGCCATGCAAGGCAGCCGCATGGCCGAGCAGGGCAGCCGCATAGCCGATCGCAGGGCTGGTGCATGGCTCAACCTTGCCAGGGCATGGCCGATCGCAGGGCTGGTGCAGCGCGAATCGTCGGGCGGCGTGGCCTGACCCCGGAGCCGGACGGGCCCATCCGAGCGGCGGATCGAAGACCTGTGTCGGGGGCACAGCCGCGTAGACTCGTCGGGCGTTTTTCCCGCTCTGGGCGCGGCTTTTGCCCCACGCAGTTCCAACCCGTGCGGCAGCCGTGCGCGTCCCCGTGCGGCAGCCGTGCGCGTGGTCCGTGCGCTGGCTCCTTGCGGTCCTCTTGCGCGGGTGCCGTGCGGTCCCGTCCGGCGCGTCCATGCAGATGCTCATGCCGGCGGTCCTGACGCCTCGTGCGGCAGCCCGGGCACCCAGCTCTCGCACAGCCGCGCCCAGTCCTCCAGGCTGTTGACCACGCCGGCCAGCAGGGCCAGCGGCTTCGGTGGCGTGTCCTTGAACGTCAGGTACTGCCCCCAGAGCGTGCCCCACTCCCCGTGTGCCGCCTTCTCAAAGCTGGAGATCACGCCCGCGCCGCCCGGCCAGGCGTCCTGCCACTCCCGCGCGATCTGGGCCGCGCGCTTGCCCGGCGGCACCAGAAAGACCGGCAGCACCGGCCCGCCCAGCGTCCGGGTGTAGTGCCCGGTCTCGGTCAGCTCGCGATAGGTCAGACCCTTCCCTAAGAGGATGCGCAGCGGCTCGGTGCCGCGATCAACTTCCAGCGCAAAGCGGCGCACGATATGCTGCTCGGTGGTCGGCTCGGCGTCATACCAGGGGATCGCCCAGCCGGGCGCGGTTTGCGGGCGCGGGGTCCGATGGAAGCGCAGCACGAGCAGCGCATCGAAGCGCTGGCGCTCGCGGCCATCCCCATGCCGCGCGCTGACATACTCCACCTGGCAGAGGATCGACTCCAGCAGGGGACACCGCCGCGCCGCGTCGATCACCGAGGCGCACCAGCTCGCGACCAGGAGATCATGCGTGATCTGCGCCTGTGACACCGCCGGCGCGCGCCGGTCCCGACATTGCAGGCCCGCAGAGATCTGCGGACTCGCCTCTACGTCCAGCCCTTCCAGCAGCGCTTTGCCTTCCGGCGTCAGGCCATAGATATACGGGCTTTTCGGCGGTGGCTGCCGCCTGCCGTGTCCAGCCGCGCTGGGATAGAGCTGGTTGAGGGTGACGGTGGTGCGCCAGACGCGGTGCTCCTGCACGAGCCGCTGCATGGTCCGGCGCATCGCTTCCGGCGACTGATCGGGGAAGATCAGCCGCGTGATCCAGGCGCTCGACACGAATTCGAGCCGCCCCAGCAGCCGCAGCACGGCGATAGCGCGATTATGCGCCAGCCGTCCGGGCGATACCTGACCGAGGATGGGCCAGGGGCCGCGCGCGTTGCGTGGCGAGACCTGGGTTCTGGCCGGAGGTCTGGACACGCCTAATGCCTCCAGATCGCGCGCGATTGAGCGCTGGTCGCACTGCCAGTCCTGGGCGATCCGGCACCGCTCGGCATAATCAATGGTCTTCCCCTGCTCCAAGAGCGATTGCACATAGGCGCGGCGGGCCACCGGCGTTTTCGGGGTAGGTGGTTGGGCAGCCATCTGTTAGACCTCCTCGGTGGTTGGACCAGCGGTGGGCAGCCGGCAGCGGGTGGCACGGTCAGCAGCATTTAAGATCATGAGCGTCTCCTTGATTGAGCTGGGATGGGGGATGGGGGTTCCACGCGTCGGGGCAGCACGCTCGTCAGAACCGTGGTCAGACAGTCGGGCTGATGCGTCCGCGTCGTGCGCCTGGTGCGCGCCGAGCACCGTGCTTGGTAGGGCGAGGAGCGGCCCGCAGCGCGCACCAATCGCCGGTCCCGCCACATCGAGACAGGGGTGCTCGCCACGCCGCGGAACGCGCCCACGCCCACGGCCCGGCGGCGCGGTGAACGCACCCAGGACGGGCGGCTGGTCACTGGGGCGCGTGCGGGCTGCCCAGGGTGGTTCAGGGTGTTCGACCAGATCCGTCGACGCGGCTGGCGATCCCCATCGGGTGGCACGTTTGGTAGCAGGGATGATCATCGCTTCCTCCAGGGTTCATGGTTGCTCGATGCGGATCGGTGGCCGAGCCGGTCGCTCCAGCGCGGCACGACGCGCAGGTGCGGACGGGTATCATGCTCCCCACGACCGTGGTGAGACGGTCGGGCTGATCCGCCCGTATCCGGCGCTCTCCGTTGGTGCCGAGCACGGTGCTGGGCAGGGCGAGGAGCGGCACGGGGCGCGCTCGGAGCGCCGGTCCCGACCACATCGAGCGGGGGGTCTCGACACGTACCAGATGGCGCCCGTGGCCGTCGCGGCGAGGATCACGCCTACTCCCCCTCCCGCCCCGGTGCCGCCAGCGCGTCCAGAATCGTCTGGAGCACGACCGCCGCGCGCCCGCGATACAGGCGACTGGGCAGGTGCAGCACCGCCCGCACCGCCGCCAGCTTGCGATAGAACGTCCGCTCCGACCGCGCATACCGCCGGGCCGCCGCGTCAATGGTCGGCGCATGGGCGAGCGCCACGAGGAGCGCCAGGAGGTGGGGATCGACGATCGGCGGTGGCGGCGCGGGCAGCCCGACATAGGCGGGCAGGACGTGCGCCGACCGGGTTCGGCCCACGGCCCCAGGATGCCGCAGCCAGAGCGCCAGCTCGGCGGGACTCAGGTCCTCCGACACCACCCCATAGATCGCCGGGCAGCTCGGCGCGAGCCGGTGAAGCCGTCGGTCGGTCGGCTGCGTCAGGAGGAGGGTCGGGATCTGCGCATACCGCGTTGCCAGCTCGGCGAGCACCCGCACCTGCATGCCCGGCACCAGGCCCACCGTATCGACGAGCAGCGGTCCCACGAGCGGCGGCAGCACCGGCACGCCGAG
This window of the Herpetosiphonaceae bacterium genome carries:
- a CDS encoding NmrA/HSCARG family protein; this encodes MIAAGRNMIVVTGATGLQGGAVTRHLLKDGWQVRAVTRNPASPRALALARRGVDVVQGDLGEAASLRPLFAGAYGVYSVQNPFISGPEAEVRQGKTVAEVAKASGVQHLVYGSAGIARTSTGIPSWETKRQIEEHLHALALPLTILRPMAFMEVMTDQKFFPAVAIWHVMPRLMGASRPVGWLCVDDLGAIAARAFAAPDRFVGQDLALVSDVQSLAQCRALYRDVMGTAPPHFPLPIWLFQRFGFVGRDLTAMWRWLRTASFDLDTAPTLAIHPDALTVRAWLRRQKAARSAAQ
- a CDS encoding FtsK/SpoIIIE domain-containing protein; translated protein: MPVSAPHPAQVMLVWIVVIAILVGGSSMLLTKLRQYRRSRLATTSGSAGQAAPRPRPESRPSAGVQPLVAAQPVMSQASPRPGAPPLPATNDLRAATVRAIQRLPAVIPPPRPDRCMIPLLFDSDTWRGIRIGKDGHWGVFGTTGSGKGNALQHLALAALELGPTTAQLVVLDAKGGLDYGFCDRIAHARLYANTQIGAGCQRVLDEMERRTALLRAADARHIDEYNAQAAPRLPLLLVIADEIADFTSDQHDAIETVARMGRAVGIVLFVATQYPTAEVLTSQIQANVSNRVVFRLTSSAFSSVALRRQIKNDPATYEPAAIPQAMQGVAVLRIDGGHEILGRSPEITQQIRSARIAALVSRWPNDTTGDGPAADTADPATTAPATLRWTEAHIRVAAWLAEAQATGERLSDREIARRLFDGKSGGDWSAKAKAIRLDVEPLLSEPAAAADPATKVDEAPPIVPHPTTEHLAKAA
- a CDS encoding ParM/StbA family protein, yielding MATHPGTPVLITADIGNVNTKFRSGAGWTLIPSLVRLPGNTGYSFTDTSAPRPLTYRDGPAQIAPVSYVVGHDAQRVGVNDLSFVGSAALRVRSDAYLLLHLYAIVASLPSGVTTATVMFAGGLPVADDGNETVKTVLKERLRGTHRLRWGDTEYTITIDKLLLIPQPIGAIATLLYTSDGRVQASGTMLRQRFALDIGGGTTDYTGRRGLDLIPGTEGGVALGAMTAAEIALRRVQARHPRLRNLDATQVLHAMQRAEPIVFLAGDPIAVKDEIQEGVETTAAEIVRHVSRCWQAHLEQGEVLLFGGGGALLAGPISQQLGSITRVTLLPHPLYRVVDGIERIARSKLAA
- a CDS encoding MerR family transcriptional regulator; this encodes MPFEREYKTSEATQKTGLGERQLRRYVVQGKLRSRRSGRDTFYNADDIDRLSAERGRSVHAAPPEPTTDIMPASEIFQYLQDRQEKLDAALLEIGRLQGRLEAQQKLLEDRERLQQRVEELQAELDAVRQEAQGYREAQATIARLEAQLARLTGEA
- a CDS encoding replication-relaxation family protein is translated as MAAQPPTPKTPVARRAYVQSLLEQGKTIDYAERCRIAQDWQCDQRSIARDLEALGVSRPPARTQVSPRNARGPWPILGQVSPGRLAHNRAIAVLRLLGRLEFVSSAWITRLIFPDQSPEAMRRTMQRLVQEHRVWRTTVTLNQLYPSAAGHGRRQPPPKSPYIYGLTPEGKALLEGLDVEASPQISAGLQCRDRRAPAVSQAQITHDLLVASWCASVIDAARRCPLLESILCQVEYVSARHGDGRERQRFDALLVLRFHRTPRPQTAPGWAIPWYDAEPTTEQHIVRRFALEVDRGTEPLRILLGKGLTYRELTETGHYTRTLGGPVLPVFLVPPGKRAAQIAREWQDAWPGGAGVISSFEKAAHGEWGTLWGQYLTFKDTPPKPLALLAGVVNSLEDWARLCESWVPGLPHEASGPPA